DNA from Arthrobacter sp. SLBN-112:
TGAGCAGGTCGCCGTCGCGCACGTCCTCTACGGCGAGCGCACCGCCGGCGAGCGGCTTGGAGATGTCCACTGCCCGCAGCGCGCCACGGACGTTGTGGTCATTGAGGTAGCGGGTGACGGCGCCGAAGTGCTCACCGGGCACCAGCAGGGTGGTGGCCAGGCTGCGAAGCGCGCGTTCGGCGGCGGGGCGCCACCGATCCTCGCCTTCTGCAAGGTCCATGAGTTCGCCGGCGAAGGGCATGCGGTCTTCCGGAACGCCGGTTGCGGCGGCGATGGCGGCGCGGTTTTCAATGCTCGACGGCGGCAGCAGGGACTTGCGCGTCTTCAACGAGACGAGCTCCTGCTCGGCAGCCGCCAGCTCCCGTTTGCGGCTGGCGTGGGCGTCGAAGGCCTCGAACCGCAGCTCCTGCAGGGCCTGCGAATCATCCTTCAACTCGGCCGACCGTGCTGCCGCCTGCTCGTGGGCCTGCTCCCAGCCAGCGGCGCTCCACTCAAGCTGCAGCCCGGCGTCGGCCAGTGCCTGCTGGGCCGCCTCCTCAACCTGCCGGCGCAGCTTGAGGCCAACGCGGGCGTTCTCCAGCGACTGCTCAATCGCCGAAATCGCGTTGCCGCCCTGATTGTTGTAGTCGGTTTCCAGCTGCCGCAGTTCCTTAGCCAGGTTGTCGCGGACAGCACGCTCCGCGCCGAGTTCCTTGGCCTTCGCCTGCGCCAATTCACGGAAACGGGCCAGCGTCTTCTGGTGGACCGTAACGGCGAGCTGCTGGCGGTACGCCTCGAACTCCCCACCCACCAGCTCCCGCAGCCGGTTGGCGTCCAGCAGCGACTGCGCATACTCGCGGTTCAGTCCCGGCACGGGCGCCAACTGGTCGCGCTGCTGCCGGACATCCTCCAGCCGCTGGCGGATGGACATCAGGTTGCTGAACTCCTCCACCACGTCATCGGCGGCGGCCAGGGTTGCCGGAGCATCCAGCACCTGGTCGCGGAAAAAGGTGTTGACGCTGCCGCCCAGCCCCTTGCCGGCCTGGATCACGCGCAGCAGGGGCAGGGCCTGGTCCGAGCTGATCCCCAGCAGCCGGCGGAACCGTTCAGCGAAGGCCTTGTGCACGTCGAAGACCTGGGCGTGCGGGAAGACAGCCTCAAGCGCGCCCTTGGTGAACCGTTTGTCCGCGATGCCCTCCACCGCTTCCAGGTCCAGGGGCACGTTGTCGATCAGGTAGAACCGGCCCACGCTCGACTCCGTGCCGTTCTTGGGCAGGTCGAACAGCGCCGACACCGTCACCCGCGTGCCGGCGGCGTTGTCGAACGTCAGGGCGACGGCGGACCACGTGGCACCCGGGCGCTGGAACGCACTCGCCGAGCCCTCCCCCACCGCCTTGTCCCCCACCTTGCCGCGCATGTAGGTGAACGTGGTCCGCTTGTCCTCCACGGCACCGCCGGAACGCTGCGCAGCCGCCTCGTTGGACCGCGGCCGGGCATCGAACACCCGCAGCATCGCGTCAAACAGCGTGGACTTGCCCACGCCCGAGTTGCCCGTCAGCAGGGTTCCGTTCCGGTCCACGTGCATGGTGTGCGCGCCATGGAACGTCCCCCAGTTGACCACCTGCACCAAGGCAAGCCGCATCTGTCCCGGATTGGTCACATCGCCCAACGGAAGCATGCTTGCAATGGTCACTTGGTCACCTCAGTCTTTGTCGCCTTCGACTCCGCATCGGCTGCTGCGTCTTCTCGTCCGTCACCAGGGGCAGCGGCATCGGCGTCGTCGTCCTCGGCGCCACTGTCCGCGTCCAGGTCAAGCATTGCCTCGGTACCGGTGGGATCGGTGCTTGCCGCCACCAGGGCTTCGATGTGGGCCGGGATGTCGCCGATGTTTTCGAACGGCAGGGCCAGGGGCAGGGCGTTGGAGATGGCGTAGACGTCGTCCAGGCCGGTGGGAAGCAGGAGCTGGCGGGCCAGGAGCTTGGTGATGGCACGGGTCACCACGTCCGAGTCCCGGAGGGCGTCCTGCTGGCCGGCGGGCTGGTAGTGCGCCGCCAGGTCCGCGATTTCCTCGCGGGTAATGGTGGGGTCCGTCTGGGCCGTGACGTGCCGGTCCAGCAGCAGGCGGAGCCGGAGCAGCACGATGGTTTCCACCCGGCTGAGGGCACGCTGCTGGCGCAGGATGCTGGACCGGGCGCTTCCTCCGATGACGTCCGGATCCACGGGGCGCAGGACCGCGATCTTGCGCTCGTGGTCCAGCTGGAGGGTCAGGAACAGCTCGGACAGGCGGCTGCGCAGGATCACCTGGTTGTCCAGCAGGGTGGTCCAGAGCTTTTCGTCCCGGCCGCCGTCAATGTACGGGCCCTTCAGCAGCTTCACCAGGGCCTGCCGCACCTTCACGGACAGGACGCCGGTGTCACCGGGGAAGAGGGCGGCGCCGTCCACGAAGGTATCGCGTGGGAAGACTGGTCCGGGGTACCCAGCGCCCGATGAGTCCTGTGCGTGCGTAACCTCAGTCATCTGAATCCTTTGCGAGCGTAACCACGGGCAGATAGGCCCTGCGGGTGGAGCCGTCGATCTGTTCGAAGTCCAGGCCATCCCAGGCGCTGCGGTTGAAGTCGGCCCCGGCGTGCAGGGCCTCCGACAGGAGCGCGCGGATGGTGTTGATGTGCTGCTCTTCCGGCGGCAGCTGCTGCCAGGCGTCCGCGAGGGTGGCGGCCCCTGCCATGGCAGACCGGACCACGTCCGGCCTGGCTTTGCCGGTCCTCGGCGAGCGCACCCGGTCCGAGTCGGTGAAGGCGATGGGATCGGCCAGCCGGGGCGGCGCCGCGAATTCGTCCGGATCGAAGAGCTTCACCATGGACAGCGACTCAAACCCGGCGTTGTACAGGACGGGCCCGTGCACCAGTCCGGGGCTATCGCGCTCGTAGGGAAGGGAACGGATGGCCTGCTCAGCCTCGCGAAGGACCCGCCGCAGCCGGACCGACTGGCGGAAGTCATCGCTCTGGACGTACGTGTTGAGGCTTTCGCTGAGCTTGCCGTAGATGCGCTGGATCTGGCTGTGCTGCTGGCGGAGCTCGGCCACCAGGTTCTTCAGCGTCTCCCGGTCGTCCGGCGAGAGGTCGTCGGCGAACTGGCGGCTCAGGACTTCCCCGATGGCTGACCGGAACCTCACCTGCTGCTGCGGGTCCTCCAGGAAGGCGGTAAAGGAGCGGAACGTCCTGCCCTCGGGGCTTTGGCGGAGCCGCTTGTCCGCTTCCAGGACCTGGGCCATGGTGGCGCCCTTGGTCAGGGACTCCTCGATGATCTGGTTGCGCAGCCCGCCCACCAGTTCCTCGATCCGGTCACGCATCTTCTTATAGTCGGCGGGGAGGCTGGCGGCCAGGTCCAGGATGTTGCCGGCGGCCTCCACGGCTTCGTCGTCATCGAGCAGGCCGTCGAACCCGCCCGTGCTGATGTCCTGGATCAGCTGCTGCCGCTCTTCGATTTCCTCTTCCAGGGCTTCGAGCCTGGCGCTCTGGTCCGGGTTGGTCTCGTTGGCGAGCTTTTCCACGTCCCCCAGCAGCGTGCCCAGCCGTGAACCGTTTAGAGTGGACCGCTCGCTGGAGAGGCTGTCCAGGAAGGCGAGCACACGCGCCGCCGGCTCCGTGGCCTCGTAGACAATCCGGCCTGACTGGTTCCGCCGGGTGAGGAACTGCC
Protein-coding regions in this window:
- a CDS encoding DUF3375 family protein, which gives rise to MPRSARSSADAISARLRDLELLTKGPAWALTRSAPWVIAVLQASFTRTRPQVPLEEFHADVDSFLEELRRQDPGLGGGANGKAFGDEWTRRQFLTRRNQSGRIVYEATEPAARVLAFLDSLSSERSTLNGSRLGTLLGDVEKLANETNPDQSARLEALEEEIEERQQLIQDISTGGFDGLLDDDEAVEAAGNILDLAASLPADYKKMRDRIEELVGGLRNQIIEESLTKGATMAQVLEADKRLRQSPEGRTFRSFTAFLEDPQQQVRFRSAIGEVLSRQFADDLSPDDRETLKNLVAELRQQHSQIQRIYGKLSESLNTYVQSDDFRQSVRLRRVLREAEQAIRSLPYERDSPGLVHGPVLYNAGFESLSMVKLFDPDEFAAPPRLADPIAFTDSDRVRSPRTGKARPDVVRSAMAGAATLADAWQQLPPEEQHINTIRALLSEALHAGADFNRSAWDGLDFEQIDGSTRRAYLPVVTLAKDSDD
- a CDS encoding DUF4194 domain-containing protein translates to MTEVTHAQDSSGAGYPGPVFPRDTFVDGAALFPGDTGVLSVKVRQALVKLLKGPYIDGGRDEKLWTTLLDNQVILRSRLSELFLTLQLDHERKIAVLRPVDPDVIGGSARSSILRQQRALSRVETIVLLRLRLLLDRHVTAQTDPTITREEIADLAAHYQPAGQQDALRDSDVVTRAITKLLARQLLLPTGLDDVYAISNALPLALPFENIGDIPAHIEALVAASTDPTGTEAMLDLDADSGAEDDDADAAAPGDGREDAAADAESKATKTEVTK